Proteins co-encoded in one Erinaceus europaeus chromosome 2, mEriEur2.1, whole genome shotgun sequence genomic window:
- the IL9 gene encoding interleukin-9 encodes MLLPVVLTSALLFFSVAGKVCLTRQGILYTNHLINTLKEHPPKCSCSTNVTDCLCLPIPTDNCTTPCFQEGLSQMINATETSFHSALYKLRKIIGVLKSNKCQFFSCEQPCNQTTTGNIPTFLKSLLEVFQKETMKGTI; translated from the exons ATGCTTCTGCCTGTGGTCCTTACATCTGCCCTGCTCTTCTTCTCTGTGGCTGGTAAGGTGTGCTTGACCAGGCAAGGAATTTTATATACCAATCACCTCATCAACACACTGAAG GAACATCCTCCAAAATGCAGCTGCAGCACCAAT GTGACTGATTGTTTATGTCTTCCCATCCCTACT GATAACTGTACCACACCATGCTTCCAGGAGGGTCTTTCACAGATGATTAATGCAACGGAAACAAGTTTCCACTCGGCTTTATATAAGTTGAGAAAAATAATTGGAGTGCTAAAGAGCAACAAATGTCAA TTTTTTTCCTGTGAACAGCCATGCAACCAAACCACAACTGGCAACATACCAACTTTTCTGAAGAGTCTCCTGGAAGTTTTCCAGAAAGAAACAATGAAGGGCACAATATGA